A genomic region of Lagenorhynchus albirostris chromosome 18, mLagAlb1.1, whole genome shotgun sequence contains the following coding sequences:
- the ARL11 gene encoding ADP-ribosylation factor-like protein 11 codes for MGSVNSRGHKAEARVVMIGLDLAGKTTLLYKLKGDQLVETLPTVGFNVEPLEAPGHVSLTLWDVGGQSQLRASWKDYLEGTDILIFVLDSTDEARLPEAAAELTEALADPHLASVPLLVLANKQEAAHALPLPEIRDRLGLHRFQGHCWELQGCSALTGEGLPEALESLRRLLKSHNHCNSRRAQGAGCGESQRP; via the coding sequence ATGGGGTCTGTGAACTCCCGAGGTCACAAGGCAGAAGCCCGGGTGGTGATGATAGGCCTGGACTTGGCCGGCAAGACCACGCTCCTGTACAAACTGAAGGGCGACCAGCTGGTGGAGACCCTGCCCACCGTGGGTTTCAACGTGGAGCCTCTTGAAGCCCCTGGGCACGTGTCTCTGACCCTCTGGGATGTCGGGGGGCAGAGCCAGCTCAGGGCCAGCTGGAAGGACTACCTGGAGGGCACGGACATCCTCATTTTCGTGCTGGACAGCACAGACGAAGCCCGCTTGCCCGAGGCAGCGGCCGAGCTCACCGAGGCCCTGGCCGACCCCCACCTGGCCAGCGTGCCCCTCCTGGTGCTGGCCAACAAGCAGGAGGCAGCCCACGCCCTGCCGCTGCCTGAGATCAGAGACAGGCTGGGCTTGCACAGGTTCCAGGGGCACTGCTGGGAGCTGCAGGGCTGCAGCGCCCTCACCGGAGAGGGGCTGCCCGAGGCCCTGGAGAGCCTGAGGCGCCTCCTGAAATCCCACAACCACTGTAACTCCAGGAGAGCGCAGGGGGCAGGCTGTGGGGAGAGCCAGAGGCCTTGA